The genomic interval AAACCACCACTGTTACGTCAGACTAGAGAGCTTTAAACCACCACCGTGAGGAAGAGGAAGATCGAAAGGGAAAGGGACTTGAGTGGCCGGTTTCAAAGAAGACGATCGGAACGGTCAAGAGGCTTGTTTAAAAATCGATGATCAAGAGGCTAGTTTTGGAGAGTAGTGGCTGGATTCGAATGGGTCAAGGGGTGGTTTTGCCAGAGCATTCAAGAGTTTTAGGGCTGAATGTGTATGAACAGTAGGCGCGCGTCTGATTATGTTTTAAAGATTTTAATGTTTATGCGTCAGTTGTTATCTCTGACTATTTCATTTTGCATCATTTTTAAAACCTCACTAACACAATAGTCGAGGGTTAATAACAAACACAAATAACATATTAATAACATATTATTAGTGTCATTTTTAAAGAGACGAGTCCAATTATTTGGGTACTATTCATGTCGGTCAACGCTATGAACAGTAGCGTTGACCAACATGAATAGTGTAATTTATAGTAGTGAAGTGTGGGTCTTCGGGAGAAAATATTTCTAAGTCTCATTTCGGGAGAAAGTGAGCATATATCTTTGGGAGAAGATTTGTCAAAAACATTACTTTTGAGAGGAAGTGAGCACGCATCAATAGCTGAAGGTAGGGGTgttcaacaaaatttataaaCCGCCCAACCTGAATTAATTGCCCAAACCAAACTGAATAAATCGACAAAAAATACAACCCacaataatacaataaaaatctaaactgCCCAATGAACATACTACGTAgtttacaaattattctaaatcGCCTAATTAATCTCAATAAACCGAATTAAAccgatttatatatattttataaaaaagtttatataatatattatataaattatatttattagttaaactattttatatttaaagtttgaatattttagtgtttaacttaatttttagactttatagttaataatttttattgtatttagatatttaagttaaagtttaaaatctacaccatattattactttttttattattttattcaattattttatgtttactcaattatatttatcttatattaaagtTCTTAAGATTAATTAAGACTATAAcattttttaacttaaaatataaataatgtattttatttttttaagtctaattatttgaatactataaactaacaataataattattaaaaaaaaagtgaagatTGATTTGAATGGGTTAACCCAACCAAACCGACGAAATTATTGAGCGGGTtgaactttttttaatttttaattgggcgggttgcaaCTAAATATTTGCAACCCGATATTTATATTATGCTGATAAAAATATGCTATAACCCGACCAAACTGACCAACGTACACCCCTAGCTGTAGGGAGTTCACTACTTTGTCTGTTTCAGAGATCATATTAGCGAGGTGGGTTGCAAGGAGTTGCGAGAAATCATTAGAGGGAGTCTAATTTTGCTTAAGTCAGTTGTTCTTGTAATCTTTGATACTTTACTACTTGATTTTATTCTCTGGACGCGGTCCCGTAGACTAGTAGTGTTtgaaagaacactgataccacacATAATTATCTTGTGTCAAGTTTTAAATtctacataatttattttatttctgttaTGTTACAACAAATCTTTGTTCTATAGTATCAGGTTTTTAATCTGTTACCGTAAATATTTATAGTCACATTTTATGTACAGttcttaagaaaataaattggtatatgcaaaaataaattttttcaaagaatactcttgaaattagtaaatatatgAATATTCTAGAAACTCTAGTAACAACAagaaaattctaaaaattaacCATATTAAATCAAGTTTAATATTTCAATATTTTCAAACTGGAGTGTTGACTTTGTTAATGGGATTGGATTGGGCTTGTTATATTAGGGTGCATgttaaagttattttttttattgtttatcgCTAGGTGTTGAATAACTCTAATGTATACAATAATGAGCTatgagttattttttctaacattaaGGTGTTATTGTTAGTGATGGACCCAAAATTTCGCTATGTGAGAGTTTAattgtcataaaaaaatatttaaatttatttaattttgtgggaGCCTTTTTAACTTTTTAAGTATAATGGGGCTGCAACCCCACACCATCAATAGTGAGTTTGTCACAAGTTGTTGTTTAAATTTTAGGGGCATGTCTTTCTTATGTTAGTCATAATTTTAATGTTACATCTCATAAATTAGCTAAATATACCTTATGGCTAGACCATTAACTTTATTAGTTGAAAGAAACTCCTCCTTTTATTTATAATACAATTTCAAAACATGTATGCAATATGGTattcttgaaaaaaaataaagtgcttagaaaaaaaaagaaaaaaaaataaagatggtTAGAAtcttttatcattattattattattattattatcaaggtaaatactattttagaccttACCAAATTGAaccttttgttttgttaaatgataaaatgtaacctgtattttccaaaatggtacaaataggacaTTGAGTTTAagatttaacaattttttttttaatttaactaCCTTGAAAATAcgaacaaatacaaaaaaaatgtaaacaattttATTATAACACCTTtagattagattattattaaattttattttgacaaaaaaacaaTTCATGgtcctatttttatcattttaaaaaatacagagtttattttgtcatttaataaaacagagagttcaatctgtaacttttgcaaaagaCATGGtcaaaaattgtatttacccttattatcattttaaaaaataagccaggtttttttttctaacaaGAGCTAGTCAGATTTAGTTCAACTTCAACCTATTAATTTGATTTAGTTAGTTTCATTCATTCGAAACTGCAttagaaaaaacaaataaatgaaaattataGTTAATATTAAGTTAGATTAGATTAGATCAAATCAAATCTTGACCATGTGGTGTCAGTGTTTGTGATAATACCACGTACTTCCCACGGTTTCGGCGCTATAACGTTTACGCTCCAAAACCCGCTTTCTTAACTCTTATCCAACAATAAAACCCAAAACCATATATAACCCACCCAACCATTTATATTCCCACTCACATTTTCATTTTTGTTGTTCTTCTCTTTCATTCTCATTCTCTCTCACTCCTCAACTCAcccatctttctctctctagatcaagcactgtaattttaatttgatcGAGATTTCTACACAATGATGGGCGAAGAGCAAGGCAAATCTTTCAAGTGCGGCCGACTCTCCAGATGCTTCTCTAGCCGCGGTGTCCACCATCACCACGAAGTTTTGGGGAACAATAACGATTATAGAGCATCGTCGTTTCGAACGCGCACCTGGCTCAAATCGACGGCCAACGATCTGCCGGAGATTCGGGAGCGTTGCCGTAATCTGATCCAACGTTGGAAGATCAGGCGGCATAACAACCAACCGTTCCAGTCCTCCGATTTCAGTTATGATCTGTCGAGTTATTCGCTGAATTTCGAGGATGATAATAGCCGGTTCGACGATGATGAGTTTCGTCTTAAGGATTTCTCTTCGAGATTGCCGGCGTCGCCTTCTACTCCGACGCTACCGCCGGCGTCTTCTGCGGCTAAATGTGGTTCCGATTCTGGTGGCTTTGGGAGAGGATTGATTGTTGGTTTTTAGgtgttattggatttaaagCTATTTGAGCGAATTGAATTGTATAGtaatgaatttaatattaaaatattattattattaatattattacataTGGCGTACTTCTAATATTCAAGTGAATTGTATATATTCTACGTACCTTATTTTTATTGGTTAAAAGAATATGGTACACAATATATACGGTAGAGTGTCACTCACACAAGATacatttacttttttaataattttatttaaactttaaatttaTTACATTTAGGACTTCATGCAATTGGATTTCTGatcttattttgttattttataagtaATTTATGGCTAAATTTTTCCAAACCGTTAAACTTTTAGTAAATTTAAGGTGTGTACCATTATATACACGTGGTACATTTATATTGGCCaacttaatataattatttaaaaattataagaaaaatattttctaaatttattttaaaattaaaaagaataatttaaatttataaaattattaataaataaataaataaataatatttttttaattctttattttttcctGACTTTCTCTCTCTGATCTCTCTTTCTCACTTACTCTCCCTGAGTCTTCTTTTTCCTTTCCAGATCTGAGAAGCTCAAATTTCCTTTCCTTCCTACCGGCGACTGGTCTAACAGAGGCCGAACTCTCTTTCGCACTCTCCCTCTCCCCTTGCAACTACCTAGCAGCTTGGGCCTAaattaataagaaaagaaaagccCGCCCCATTTAAATCACTATAAGAAAATGTTCTATTACTGGCGGAACTATTAGGGGCGGACTAGATCCGCCGGTAATagtatggtttttttttaaaatgaaagtaAT from Cannabis sativa cultivar Pink pepper isolate KNU-18-1 chromosome 4, ASM2916894v1, whole genome shotgun sequence carries:
- the LOC115711982 gene encoding uncharacterized protein LOC115711982 — encoded protein: MMGEEQGKSFKCGRLSRCFSSRGVHHHHEVLGNNNDYRASSFRTRTWLKSTANDLPEIRERCRNLIQRWKIRRHNNQPFQSSDFSYDLSSYSLNFEDDNSRFDDDEFRLKDFSSRLPASPSTPTLPPASSAAKCGSDSGGFGRGLIVGF